The Sphingosinicella flava genome includes the window GCGGATGCGGAGGGCAAAGCTGGCGGGATTTCCCAATTGTTGGCAACGCAATGCCCCATTTGAATGGGCAGGCTGCTTCATCTCTTCCAGAAACCGCATGAATTCGCCATTTTCTTCATCTGGCATGGCGTTTGCTTTTGCTTGCCGTGAGCATGTTTCAAAAGGAGCAAAATATGGAAGCCGCCATCCGCCAGAACCTTTTCACCCGCGACGACACTTTCCTGGGCATTTGCCAGGGACTGGGCGAAGATCTGGGCATCAGCCCCGATCTCTTTCGCGTCGCGATGATCCCGGCCTTGTTCTTCTTCCCGGTCCAGACCCTTGCCGCCTATTTCGGCACGGGCGCGGTGGTTCTTTTCTCGCGTCTCGTTTTCCCGGCTGCTCCACGCGTTCGCAAGGGCACGGGACCGCGCGTCGAAGCAAAGCCCGCCGGGATCGAGACCGAATTGCAGATGGCGGCATGATCGTCCATTTCGGCGCAAAATGCGCCCTCTGTCCCCGATCGGGACGAGGCGTAAACTTCGCCTTTACCTAACCCCTGCTAGCCGGGGAGGCACCGCACCGGAAGGACGGGATCAAGGGGAGACGAGAATGGCGATGGCGAAAATTGCGGCACTGGAAGTCTCCCGGGGCGCCAGCCTGCTCTTCGCGCACGTCATGGAGCGCGGGAGCGTGGCGCATCCCTATGTGCGGAGCCCCTTACTCTCATCGGGGCCCGCCGCGGAAGCGAACCTTGCCGACGCGATCCATTTCCTTTGCACGCTTCATGCCCGCTATCCGAGCATCATCGAAATGGCGCAGGACCGGAATGCCGATTCGCTGGCCGGCCAATGGTTCGCCGCCGCCTCGCGCGCCTTCACGACCGAGCGCAACCTGCTCGCCAAATTGGTCGTGACCGTCGGCCCCCTGCCCGCGACGCCGGGCGCCGGGGCGAGCGATGCGATGGCGCTGGGGCAGCAGCGGGCGATCACCTTGCTCGCCCAATCGGAGCGGCGCGGCTGCGGGCTTGGCGCGGCGCTGGCGCTGGCGCTCGACTGGTTTCACATTCGCCATGTCCTGAACGCAGCCGCCCTGCATTTCGGCATCGTGCCGCCGCCCAACCGCTTCACCGATGAAAATGCCGTCGCCGAAGTTGCGCACGCCGCGATGGAAAATCCGGCGGTCGAACGTGCCCTTCTCTTCGGGGCCGAGCAGATCCTCCTCCAGCATCACGGCCTGTGGGGCGTACTCGAAGCCCGGCAACTGGCGCGTAGCGAGCGCTGAATTCCGGGAGGCGGCTTGCCTCTCCCCTCCCCCTCGCTTATTCCCGCCTTACGCTTACGTAAGAGGGCAGAATGCGTTTCGAGGGCACCAGGGATTATGTCGCGACCGACGATCTGAAGGTCGCCGTCAATGCCGCGGTGACGTTGCGCCGCCCCTTGCTCGTGAAGGGCGAGCCGGGAACCGGCAAGACCGTTCTCGCCCACGAAATCGCGAAGGCCGCGAAGGCGCCGCTCATCGAATGGCATGTCAAATCGACGACCAAGGCGCATCAGGGTCTCTACGAATATGACGCGGTCGGGCGCCTCCGCGACGGCCAATTGGGCGATCCGCGCGTCCACGACATCGGCAATTATATCCGCAAGGGCAAGTTATGGGAGGCGTTCACGTTCGAAACGTTGCCCGTCCTCTTGATCGACGAGATCGACAAGGCGGACATCGAATTTCCCAACGACCTCCTCCAGGAATTGGACCGGATGGAGTTCCACGTCTATGAGACGGGGGAGACGGTGAAGGCGAAGGAGCGGCCGATCGTCGTCATTACGTCGAACAATGAAAAGGAGCTGCCCGACGCCTTCCTGCGCCGCTGCTTCTTTCACTATATCAAGTTTCCGGACCGGGAGACGATGCAGGCGATCATCGATGTCCACTTCCCCGGCATTCAGCAGATTTTGGTCAGCAAGGCGATGGACATTTTCTACGAGGTCCGCGACGTGCCCGGCCTCAAGAAGAAGCCCTCGACGAGCGAGCTGATCGATTGGCTGAAGCTGCTGCTCCACGAAGACATGCCGCTCGACGTGCTGCAATCGCGCGATCCGGCAAAAGCGATCCCGCCGCTGCACGGCGCGCTGCTCAAGAATGAAGCCGACATCATGCTGTTCGAGCGCCTGGCCTTCCTGTCGCGACGGGGCGGCTGAACGGGGGTGCCGAAGCATACCCGCTTTGAGCAGGTTCGCACCGCTCTTGAAAATGCAACGGTCGCTGGCGGTTGGCCAAGCCATATCTACGAATTCCTGTTGTTCGGGTTCAAGCAAGCCTGGGCTTGCCTGTTCGGCGCACTGATCCTGTTTCTGTTGATCGCGACACATCTTTTCTACCCGGATGACGCACCGCTTGCCCGCTACGATTTTCTGACGCTCGCGGCGATCGGCATCCAGATCGCGCTCCTGCGCTTTCGACTGGAGACATTGGAAGAAGCCAAGGTGATCCTGGCTTTTCATATCGTTGGAACCGTGATGGAATTGTTCAAGACGGCGGCGGGATCCTGGGTCTACCCGGAGCCCGCCATTCTGAAGATTGGCGACGTGCCGCTCTTTTCCGGTTTCATGTATGCGGCCGTCGGCAGCTATATCGCGCGCATCTGGCGCATTTTCGATTTCCGTTTTACCCATTATCCGCCGCGCTGGGCAACGATGCTGCTCGCGGCGGGCATTTACGTCAACTTCTTCGCCCATCACTGGGTTGCCGACATGCGGGCGCCGCTCCTCGCCGTGACCGCAATCCTGTTCCTTCGCTGCCGCATCTATTACACGCCGTTCCGGACGCCGCGATGGATGCCCTTGCTGATCGGCTTCTTCCTGGTCGCGGGTTTCATCTGGCTGGCCGAAAATATCGCCACGTTTTCGAATGCGTGGATCTATCCCGATCAGAAAGACGGCTGGCGCATGGTCTCGTCGGCGAAACTCGTCGCCTGGTATCTTCTGATAATCATCTCATTCTTGCTAGTATCGCTGCTTCATCGCCCGGAGGCGGTTAGCGAGAGGATGCCAGAGAGAACCGCCGGAGCCCGAGGCTAGGGCCGGTCAGGCCACGATATCGTCCCTGTAGGCCAGTTCGAAATTGCCCCACCGGCGTCCCTTGATATGTAGGGGGATGAAGACGTTCTTTACCGGGATGTAATTGCCGTCGCCGAGCTGAACGCTGTACACGGCGAGCATGGCCGGCGCGTCGCTCGCAAGGGCGCGGCTGGTGGGATCGTCCATCATGATCCGCCGGTTGCGGCAATGCTTGACGTTCCATTTCGGATCGGGGCCCTGCTTGTGGCAATGCTCCGTCCGGTGGGTCGGCAGATAGCCGTTCATGTCATTGATCACCGGCCCGACATAATAACGGGGATTGCTGGCATTGATGCGATCGAGCAGCGGTCGGACATAGGTGTCGGCGAAATCGCTGAAGGCCGTATCATATTGCTGCGGATTGGAACCAGGGACCGGGCGGTAATCCTGATCGAAGACTTGGGCGAGAGTGATTTCGCCCCGGTCGATCCCGGCTTCTATGACGGCAGCGACCTCATCGCGATACCCCTGTGCGGCTTCGATGATTTCCGTGTCGTCGATACGCACACCGCAGCTCGCCAGCTTGTCCAGCATGAAACTGGAGAGCTGTTCCAGCTTCGTCAGGCGATCCTGTGCCTGAACGAGCTGACCGCCATTAGCGCGGGCGTCGACCGCGAAGGCCGCGAGACCGCCCTTCACATTATCGAAGCTCTGCTGGATGATGCTGGTCGATTGCGCGATGCCATCGGTCTGCCGGTCGACCATCGCGACGAGTTCCGCCACATCGTGGATCGTGTCGTTAATGGTGCTGAAGCCACTTTGCGCTGCGCGGCTGCGATCCACGCCGGTTTTAATTTCGGAAATGACGAGGGACGCCTCGCGCGTGAGGGAGGCGATGGTCGTCCCGATCTCGCTGGTTGCGGCGCGCGTGTCGTGAGCGAGTTTCTTCACTTCCGCCGCGACGACGGCGAAGGACCGGCCCGCCTCGCCTGCCCGTGCCGCTTCGATGGTGGCGTTCAAGGCCAGCATATTGGTCTTGTTGGCGATCGCCTCGATACTCGAGGTGACGTTCTGCACCTGCTCCATCGCGGTCGCGAAACCGGCCATGCGGTCGCCCAGTTGGACAACCAGATCGGCAAGTCCGCTGAAGATTCCGATCGTGTCGACGATGGCGCTGCGTCCGTTTTCCAGCTTTTCGCGCGCGCGTTCGGCCAGGATGCGCGCTTCGTCCGTCGATTCGGCGACCCGCGCCTGATCAGCGAGCAAATGCCGGGTGACGTCTTCCAATTTGTCGAGGGTCTTCAGATTCGCGGCGATGCGGTCCGAAACCACGGAAACATAACCCGAGACGTCCGTGCATTCGATCGCGAGAGAGCCACAATTGCGCGCCACTTCGTTGATCGCATTGCTGTCCAGTTCTTCTACCGCCGAGCTTGCCACCGCTTACCCCTTTGTCATCGATAAGAGGCGGCTTAACCCCAAAATATTGAAAGGCCGTTAACCAGCGGGCGCTGGCGTGAAGGCCGTGCGAACGCTAGCATGCCCCCATGTTCTTCTCCTTCGTCGACGCGCTCCGCGCCGCGGGCATCCCAGCCTCCCTGAAGGAACATCTGACCCTGCTCGAAGCGCTCGACGCCGAAGTGATCGCGGCACGGCCCGAGGATTTCTATTATCTGGCGCGGGCGACGTTCGTGAAGGACGAAAGCCTGATCGACCGTTTCGACCAAGTGTTCGGCAGGGTCTTCAAGGGGCTCGAGGCGGCCTATGGGACGGAAGAAGCGCCAATCCCCGAGGAATGGCTGAGGAAGATCGCCGAGCTTTACCTGACGCCGGAACAGATGGCGGAGATCAAGGCGCTCGGATCGTGGGAAGAAATCATGGAGACGCTGAAGAAGCGTCTGGAGGAGCAGAAGGAGCGGCATCAGGGCGGATCGAAATGGATCGGCACCGGCGGCACCTCCCCCTACGGCCATGGCGGCTACAATCCCGAGGGCGTGCGGATCGGCGGCGAAGGACGGCACGGGCGCGGGATCAAGGTGTGGGACAAGCGCGAGTTCCGGAATCTCGACAGCAGCAAGGAACTGGGCACTCGCAACATCAAAGTCGCGCTCCGCCGCCTGCGCCGCTTCGCGCGCGAGGGCGCGGCGGAGGAGCTGGACATCGACGGCACGATCGACGGCACGGCGCGCAAGGGCTGGCTCGACATCCGGATGCGGCAGGAGCGGCACAATGCGGTGAAATTGCTGCTCTTCCTCGATGTCGGCGGATCGATGGACCCGCATATCAAGGTGTGTGAGGAACTGTTCAGCGCCGCGACGAGCGAATTCAAGAACCTCGAATTCTTCTACTTCCACAATTGCGTCTATGAGGGCGTGTGGAAGGACAATGCCCGCCGCTTCACGGAGCGGACGCCGACCTGGGACGTGCTCCACAAATATGGACATGATTACAAACTCGTCTTCGTCGGAGACGCGTCGATGAGCCCCTATGAAATCAGCCATGCGGGCGGATCGGTCGAACATTATAACGAGGAATCGGGCGCGGCGTGGATGCAGCGGCTGGTCGGCACCTATCCCGCCGCGGTGTGGCTCAACCCGCTGGGCGACCAGCATTGGGGCTATTCCCATTCCATAGGGATGATCCGCGAATTGATGCGCGGGCGCATGTATCCGCTGACGCTCGATGGGCTGGACGATGCGATGCGGGAGCTTTCCCGCAAGAACTGAATGCCCGGCAATGCGTTGGCGAGGCAGATGAGGAGAAGCGCGAGATGTTCACCAGCGTCAATCCCGCCACGGGCGCCGAAATCGCGACCTATGAGGAGCTGAAGCCCGAGGAGGTCGAAGCGAAGCTTCAATGCGCGGCCGATGCTTTTGCCCGCTGGCGGACGACCAGTCCCGGAGAGCGGGCCGAGCTGCTGTCGCGGATCGCCGGGCAATATGAGACGCATAAGGCCCGGCTCGCCCGCACCGTCACCGAAGAGATGGGCAAAACCTACAAGTCCGCCGTCGCCGAGATAGAGAAGTGCATCGCGGGCTTCCGCTATTATGCCAAGCGCGGACCGGCGATGCTGGAGCCGGAGAAAGCAATGCTGGCGAACGGGCGCCAGGGGGAAACGCACCTCCTTCCCCAGGGCCCGGTGCTGGCCGTCATGCCGTGGAATTTCCCTTTCTGGCAGACGGTGCGGTTCCTCGCTCCGACGATCATGGCGGGGAATGTCGGACTTTTGAAGCATGCCAGCATCGTGCAGGGCTGCGCCGGACTGATGGAGGAGATGATGGCGGCGGCTGGAGCGCCGGAAGGCCTGTTCCAGAATCTACGCATCAAATCCGGCGCCGTGGCAAGCATCATCGCGGACGAGCGAATCGTAGCGGTGACGCTGACAGGAAGCGAAGGCGCGGGCGCGTCGGTTGCGGAAGTCGCGGGCAGACATCTCAAGAAAGTGGTGCTGGAGCTCGGCGGTTCCGATCCTTTCATCGTCATGCCTTCTGCCGATATCAATGCAGCGATCCCCCAGGCGGTGACGGCGCGCGTCCAGAATACCGGCCAATCCTGCATCTGCGGCAAGCGAATGATCGTCCATGCCGATATCCATGACGACTTCCTGAAAGGCTTTACGAACGCCATGCTGGCGGTGCGCGCGGGCGATCCGATGGATGAAGCGACGGACATGGGCCCCCTTTCCAGCTTCGAGCAGCTCGATACGGTGCTGGATCAATTGGAGCGTGCCAAAGCCGCGGGCGGAACGCTGACAGGGGGTGAGCGGATCGGCAATGCGGGTGCCTTCATCTCGGCGGGCGTGCTGACCGGCGTTCCGTGGGATAGCGAGATCGCGCGCGAGGAGATTTTCGGGCCGGTCGCGATGGTGTTCAAGGCGAAGGATGCGGACGAAGCGATCCGCATTGCCAATGCCGTGCCTTTCGGCCTCGGTTCGTCGGTCTGGACGAACGACGAAGCCGAAAAGCGCCGCTTCATCACGGAGATCGAAGCGGGCATGACGGCGGTGAACCAGATGCTCGCCTCCGCGCCCGAAGTGCCGTTCGGCGGGATCAAGCGGTCGGGGCACGGCCGGGAATTGGGACGCGAGGGCTTGCGCGAATTCGCGAATTTGAAGACCGTGATGCTGTGACTTCCGTTTCAGACTGGACGGTCCGGCGCCTTGGGTCGGACGATATTTCCCTCTTCCGCGGCCTGAACGCGATGTTCTGCAAGGCGTTTGAGGATCATGAAAGCTATGGGGCTAATCCACCGGACGATGCCTATGCACACTCCCTGCTTGCCAAGGAGCATGTGATCGCGCTCGCCGCCGTGGCGGACGGTGCGGTGATCGGCGGGCTTGTCGCTTATGAATTCGACAAGTTCGAGCAGGCGCGGCGGGAAATCTATATCTACGATCTTGCCGTCGAGGAAGCGTATCGGCGGGAAGGTATTGCGACCGCCTTGATCGAGGCATTGCGCGACATCGCCCGAAACAGCGGAGCCTGGGTCATCTTCGTGCAGGCCGATCATGGCGACGATCCGGCCATTGCCCTTTACGACAAATTGGGCGTGCGGGAGGAGGTTCTGCACTTCGACATCCCGATCGAAGGCAAGGACGCTTAGTAGCGCAGGAAGGGCCGCCGTTCCACATCCCATGCCTGTTCGTCGGGAAGGGTCAACGCGTCGAGCTCGGCCGGTGCCGTGGCGGGATCGTCGACCCACTCGCGCAGCAGCGGGCTGCCGTTGATGACGTCGATGGGGAGCTTTCCGAATTCATATTCGTAGGGGAAATCGCGCCACAGGTCGTAATCCGGATAGAGGCGGCGGATCGCCTTGAAGGCGAGCGCCTGGACGCGCCAGGGCTTGAAGGCGTGATGATCGTAGAAGGCGCCTTCCGCATGAATGTGAACGCCGCTGCACAAGCGCCCGACATGCTTGTGGAATGTCGGTTCGAACCAGCAGTCGCGGAGCTTGCAGCCTTGAAGCCACTGTGGCGCGAGGTTCTGCATTTCACCGATGATGGCGCGGGCGTCGATATCCGGCGCGCCGAACAGTTCGAGGGGGCGGGTCGTGCCCCTGCCCTCCGACAGGGTCGCCCCTTCGAGCATGACGGTTCCGGCATAGGCGCGGGCCATGTTGAGATTGGGGGCGTTGGGGCTGGGATTGATCCAGAGGCGCTCCTGGGGCCAGCCGAAACCCGGCGCGGCGTCGGGCTGATAGCCATCCATCTCGATCAAGCGGTAGGCGACGTCGAGCTTGTAATGATCGATGAACCAAAGGCCGAGCTCGCCCAGGGTGAGGCCGTGGCGCATCGGCATCGGCCCGGCGCCGACGAAGCTTTCCCAGCCTGTGCGGAGCGTCAGCCCCTCGACGGGACGCCCGGCGGGATTGGGGCGGTCGAGTACCCAGACTTCCTTGCCGTGGGTGGCAGCGGCTTCCAGCACGTAGAGAAGCGTGGTGATGAAGGTGTAGATGCGGCAGCCCAAATCCTGCAGGTCGATCAGGATGACGTCGAACGTGTCCAGCATCGCGTCGGTCGGGCGGCGGACTTCACCATAGAGGCTGAAGACGGGAATGCCGTGAGCGGGATCGCGGAAATCCGGCGATTCCATCATATTGTCCTGCTTATCGCCGCGCAGGCCGTGCTGGGGGCCGAAGGCGGCGGTGAGCGTCACGTCGTCCAGCGCCGCGAGCGCATCGAGGCTGTGCGCGAGGTCTTCCGTCACCGATGCGGGATGGGCGAGCAAAGCAACGCGACGTCCTTCGAGCGGGGCGCGGAGGGTGGGGTCGGCGAGGAGGCGGTCGATTCCGAATTTCATGACGGCATCGCTGCCGGGAGTTCGAGCGCAAAGCAATCCTGATGATGGAAATCCGGCTTTCCCGGCGGGTGTTTCAGCGCCCAATAGGAGATGCGGCCGTTCCGTTCCTCGATCACGGCGGAGAGGGCGAGATGCCAGGGCGCATCGAGGGGAAGCATGGTGGGTTGGAGCTCCAATGTCGCGGTCAGCATGAAGAAGGGCGTATCGAAGCGGTCGAGCGGCCCTAGGCCAGCGGCGAGGCCGTCATCGTGGTCGCTCAGCGGCTCGTGCCGCAGGTAGGTTCCAATGGCTGGATCGCCCACGTGCTTTTCGGGCACCATGCCTTCGCGGTAGCGGGTGAAACGGTAGCAATTCCATTCGCCTGACGGAGCGAAGTTGAATTCGCGATAGGCGCTGTCCTCGCCGACCCGCAGGAAGGCTTCGAAACAAGTGGTGCGCCAGAGCTCATCCTTCCGCGCGTGGCCCTTCACGTGATGGGCAAAGCGGAGGGCGTCGATCTTGCCGGTGGCGATGAAGCGCAGCGCGATGCGGCGGAGGCCCGAACGGCTGCCGTGGCGGCCGACCTCGACTTCCATCCCGGTGAGCGGACCGCAGGGCGTATCAGGATGGCATTGAAGGGCGACGCTTTTGGCCATGCATCCGGCCTAAGTGAAGGACAGGGCTTCGACAAGCGCGGCCCGAACGGTGTTGGTCGCAGGAGAAGGCCGTGCTAACCGCGCCCCGCTATGACCGAATACAAATCCGATCTCCTTCGCCTGCTGTCCGAGCGCGGCTACATCCATCAGGTGACCGACGCGGAGGGCCTCGACGCCCTCGCCGCGAAGCAGATCGTGCCCGGTTATATCGGCTTCGACGCGACCGCCCCTTCCCTTCATATCGGCAGCCTGGTCCAGATCATGATGCTGCGGCGGCTCCAGCAGGCGGGGCACAAGCCGATCGCGCTGATGGGCGGCGGCACGACCAAGGTGGGCGACCCGTCCGGCAAGGACGAAAGCCGCAAGATGCTGAGCAACGAGGCGATCGACGCGAACATCCAGACGATCCTGACGCCGTTCCGCAACATGCTGACATTCGGCGACGGGCCGACCGATGCCGTCATGGTCAACAATGACGACTGGCTGTCGAAATTAGAGTATATTCCTTTCCTGCGCGACATCGGGCCGCATTTCACGATCAACCGGATGCTGACGTTCGACAGCGTGCAGCTGCGGCTGGAACGGGAGCAGCCGCTGACCTTCCTCGAATTCAATTACATGATCCTGCAGGCCTACGACTTCCTGGAATTGTCGCGGCGGCGGGGCTGCCTGCTGCAGATGGGCGGAAGCGACCAGTGGGGGAATATCGTCAACGGCGTCGAGCTGACGCGCCGAATGGACGGTCGCCAAGTGTTCGGCCTGACGACCCCGCTCATCACCACGGCCGATGGCGCGAAGATGGGCAAGACGGCGGCGGGCGCGGTGTGGCTGAATGCCGATCAGCTTAGCCCTTACGATTATTGGCAATTTTGGCGGAACACGCAGGATGCCGATGTCGGTCGGTTTCTGAAATTGTTCACCGATCTGCCGCTGGACGAGATCGCGCGGCTGGAGGCGCTGCAGGGTAGCGAGATCAACGAGGCTAAGAAGGTGCTGGCCGATCATGCCACGGCATTGGCGCACGGCGGGGATGCAGCACTGGAAGCGGCGGAGACGGCGCGCAAGACCTTCGAAGAAGGCGCGGCGGGCGAGGCGCTGCCGACTTTTTCCGTGCCTTCGGGGGAGATCGGGATCATCGATGCGATGGTGGCTTTGGGGCTGTGTGCGTCCAAAGGCGAGGCGAAGCGGCTGATCGCGGGTGGCGGTGCCAAGGTGGATGGCGAGAAGGTTGAGAGCG containing:
- a CDS encoding PspC domain-containing protein, producing MEAAIRQNLFTRDDTFLGICQGLGEDLGISPDLFRVAMIPALFFFPVQTLAAYFGTGAVVLFSRLVFPAAPRVRKGTGPRVEAKPAGIETELQMAA
- a CDS encoding DUF6975 family protein, whose protein sequence is MAMAKIAALEVSRGASLLFAHVMERGSVAHPYVRSPLLSSGPAAEANLADAIHFLCTLHARYPSIIEMAQDRNADSLAGQWFAAASRAFTTERNLLAKLVVTVGPLPATPGAGASDAMALGQQRAITLLAQSERRGCGLGAALALALDWFHIRHVLNAAALHFGIVPPPNRFTDENAVAEVAHAAMENPAVERALLFGAEQILLQHHGLWGVLEARQLARSER
- a CDS encoding AAA family ATPase gives rise to the protein MRFEGTRDYVATDDLKVAVNAAVTLRRPLLVKGEPGTGKTVLAHEIAKAAKAPLIEWHVKSTTKAHQGLYEYDAVGRLRDGQLGDPRVHDIGNYIRKGKLWEAFTFETLPVLLIDEIDKADIEFPNDLLQELDRMEFHVYETGETVKAKERPIVVITSNNEKELPDAFLRRCFFHYIKFPDRETMQAIIDVHFPGIQQILVSKAMDIFYEVRDVPGLKKKPSTSELIDWLKLLLHEDMPLDVLQSRDPAKAIPPLHGALLKNEADIMLFERLAFLSRRGG
- a CDS encoding DUF817 domain-containing protein — its product is MPKHTRFEQVRTALENATVAGGWPSHIYEFLLFGFKQAWACLFGALILFLLIATHLFYPDDAPLARYDFLTLAAIGIQIALLRFRLETLEEAKVILAFHIVGTVMELFKTAAGSWVYPEPAILKIGDVPLFSGFMYAAVGSYIARIWRIFDFRFTHYPPRWATMLLAAGIYVNFFAHHWVADMRAPLLAVTAILFLRCRIYYTPFRTPRWMPLLIGFFLVAGFIWLAENIATFSNAWIYPDQKDGWRMVSSAKLVAWYLLIIISFLLVSLLHRPEAVSERMPERTAGARG
- a CDS encoding methyl-accepting chemotaxis protein, translated to MASSAVEELDSNAINEVARNCGSLAIECTDVSGYVSVVSDRIAANLKTLDKLEDVTRHLLADQARVAESTDEARILAERAREKLENGRSAIVDTIGIFSGLADLVVQLGDRMAGFATAMEQVQNVTSSIEAIANKTNMLALNATIEAARAGEAGRSFAVVAAEVKKLAHDTRAATSEIGTTIASLTREASLVISEIKTGVDRSRAAQSGFSTINDTIHDVAELVAMVDRQTDGIAQSTSIIQQSFDNVKGGLAAFAVDARANGGQLVQAQDRLTKLEQLSSFMLDKLASCGVRIDDTEIIEAAQGYRDEVAAVIEAGIDRGEITLAQVFDQDYRPVPGSNPQQYDTAFSDFADTYVRPLLDRINASNPRYYVGPVINDMNGYLPTHRTEHCHKQGPDPKWNVKHCRNRRIMMDDPTSRALASDAPAMLAVYSVQLGDGNYIPVKNVFIPLHIKGRRWGNFELAYRDDIVA
- a CDS encoding vWA domain-containing protein; translated protein: MFFSFVDALRAAGIPASLKEHLTLLEALDAEVIAARPEDFYYLARATFVKDESLIDRFDQVFGRVFKGLEAAYGTEEAPIPEEWLRKIAELYLTPEQMAEIKALGSWEEIMETLKKRLEEQKERHQGGSKWIGTGGTSPYGHGGYNPEGVRIGGEGRHGRGIKVWDKREFRNLDSSKELGTRNIKVALRRLRRFAREGAAEELDIDGTIDGTARKGWLDIRMRQERHNAVKLLLFLDVGGSMDPHIKVCEELFSAATSEFKNLEFFYFHNCVYEGVWKDNARRFTERTPTWDVLHKYGHDYKLVFVGDASMSPYEISHAGGSVEHYNEESGAAWMQRLVGTYPAAVWLNPLGDQHWGYSHSIGMIRELMRGRMYPLTLDGLDDAMRELSRKN
- a CDS encoding NAD-dependent succinate-semialdehyde dehydrogenase, which translates into the protein MFTSVNPATGAEIATYEELKPEEVEAKLQCAADAFARWRTTSPGERAELLSRIAGQYETHKARLARTVTEEMGKTYKSAVAEIEKCIAGFRYYAKRGPAMLEPEKAMLANGRQGETHLLPQGPVLAVMPWNFPFWQTVRFLAPTIMAGNVGLLKHASIVQGCAGLMEEMMAAAGAPEGLFQNLRIKSGAVASIIADERIVAVTLTGSEGAGASVAEVAGRHLKKVVLELGGSDPFIVMPSADINAAIPQAVTARVQNTGQSCICGKRMIVHADIHDDFLKGFTNAMLAVRAGDPMDEATDMGPLSSFEQLDTVLDQLERAKAAGGTLTGGERIGNAGAFISAGVLTGVPWDSEIAREEIFGPVAMVFKAKDADEAIRIANAVPFGLGSSVWTNDEAEKRRFITEIEAGMTAVNQMLASAPEVPFGGIKRSGHGRELGREGLREFANLKTVML
- a CDS encoding AAC(3)-I family aminoglycoside N-acetyltransferase, translated to MTSVSDWTVRRLGSDDISLFRGLNAMFCKAFEDHESYGANPPDDAYAHSLLAKEHVIALAAVADGAVIGGLVAYEFDKFEQARREIYIYDLAVEEAYRREGIATALIEALRDIARNSGAWVIFVQADHGDDPAIALYDKLGVREEVLHFDIPIEGKDA
- a CDS encoding exo-beta-N-acetylmuramidase NamZ family protein, producing MKFGIDRLLADPTLRAPLEGRRVALLAHPASVTEDLAHSLDALAALDDVTLTAAFGPQHGLRGDKQDNMMESPDFRDPAHGIPVFSLYGEVRRPTDAMLDTFDVILIDLQDLGCRIYTFITTLLYVLEAAATHGKEVWVLDRPNPAGRPVEGLTLRTGWESFVGAGPMPMRHGLTLGELGLWFIDHYKLDVAYRLIEMDGYQPDAAPGFGWPQERLWINPSPNAPNLNMARAYAGTVMLEGATLSEGRGTTRPLELFGAPDIDARAIIGEMQNLAPQWLQGCKLRDCWFEPTFHKHVGRLCSGVHIHAEGAFYDHHAFKPWRVQALAFKAIRRLYPDYDLWRDFPYEYEFGKLPIDVINGSPLLREWVDDPATAPAELDALTLPDEQAWDVERRPFLRY
- a CDS encoding DOMON-like domain-containing protein, which encodes MAKSVALQCHPDTPCGPLTGMEVEVGRHGSRSGLRRIALRFIATGKIDALRFAHHVKGHARKDELWRTTCFEAFLRVGEDSAYREFNFAPSGEWNCYRFTRYREGMVPEKHVGDPAIGTYLRHEPLSDHDDGLAAGLGPLDRFDTPFFMLTATLELQPTMLPLDAPWHLALSAVIEERNGRISYWALKHPPGKPDFHHQDCFALELPAAMPS
- the tyrS gene encoding tyrosine--tRNA ligase, whose amino-acid sequence is MTEYKSDLLRLLSERGYIHQVTDAEGLDALAAKQIVPGYIGFDATAPSLHIGSLVQIMMLRRLQQAGHKPIALMGGGTTKVGDPSGKDESRKMLSNEAIDANIQTILTPFRNMLTFGDGPTDAVMVNNDDWLSKLEYIPFLRDIGPHFTINRMLTFDSVQLRLEREQPLTFLEFNYMILQAYDFLELSRRRGCLLQMGGSDQWGNIVNGVELTRRMDGRQVFGLTTPLITTADGAKMGKTAAGAVWLNADQLSPYDYWQFWRNTQDADVGRFLKLFTDLPLDEIARLEALQGSEINEAKKVLADHATALAHGGDAALEAAETARKTFEEGAAGEALPTFSVPSGEIGIIDAMVALGLCASKGEAKRLIAGGGAKVDGEKVESETATVSVEGQVRVSAGKKKHGILTR